From the genome of Miscanthus floridulus cultivar M001 chromosome 10, ASM1932011v1, whole genome shotgun sequence, one region includes:
- the LOC136485526 gene encoding uncharacterized protein, producing the protein MLHGYNLALMNGAELFMREDVGLTDAEVEVLSGSMNVFMLASILAAGSVADHLGRRCTLVLANAFLMAGAPNLMVAAPAGPRSSGGGFLLPPCEPARSVGAAAGVGGSSGPISSGGGSLLPSPSTRAHQIQWSCGGRRWLTLPRGTGHQRPWGWIRPPMTWIGHQWRREHGSGHHHADLATSGCSGVP; encoded by the exons ATGCTACATGGCTACA ACCTAGCGCTGATGAACGGCGCGGAGCTGTTCATGCGGGAGGACGTGGGGCTCACCGACGCCGAGGTCGAGGTGCTGTCGGGGTCCATGAACGTCTTCATGCTCGCGTCCATCCTCGCCGCCGGCTCGGTGGCCGACCACCTGGGCCGCCGCTGCACCCTCGTGCTCGCCAACGCCTTCCTCATGGCCGGCGCGCCAAATCTGATGGTGGCGGCTCCGGCGGGCCCCAGATCTAGCGGTGGCGGCTTCCTTCTCCCTCCATGTGAGCCCGCCAGATCCGTTGGAGCAGCGGCGGGCGTCGGCGGCTCTAGCGGCCCCATATCCAGCGGCGGAGGTTCCCTTCTTCCTTCTCCATCCACGCGAGCCCACCAGATCCAGTGGAGCTGCGGCGGGCGTCGATGGCTCACCCTCCCACGTGGAACCGGCCACCAACGGCCGTGGGGGTGGATCCGTCCTCCAATGACATGGATCGGCCACCAGTGGCGGCGGGAACATGGATCCGGCCACCACCATGCGGATCTGGCCACCAGCGGCTGCAGCGGCGTTCCCTGA